The Scleropages formosus chromosome 11, fSclFor1.1, whole genome shotgun sequence genome window below encodes:
- the slc39a13 gene encoding zinc transporter ZIP13 isoform X1 gives MRLRAWSPGWGLALLLSFAALSCLSSATSSHRANAKKMSHAAVMQAAAAGSGTWFVEELLGLRALSELFVGEKGEAFLCSLIGSIIVGLSGIFPLLVIPIEAGAALKTEAGCQKLKQLLSFAIGGLLGDVFLHLLPEAWAYSCSPERGHRHHRTQGLWVIVGMFSFLFLEKMFPDEDGQDETSICSCTKVSPHTKSSCGQKSIPRGAWSTHTNGHGPDVCHLAAVPKKTSPHAAEKIKTSGYLNLLANCIDNFTHGLAVAGSFLVSKKVGILTTFAILLHEIPHEVGDFAILLRAGFDRWRAAKMQLSTALGGVLGACFALCAQSPKGAENSTAWILPFTSGGFIYIALVNIVPDLLQETNPSFNDSSRTATSETQKGDLMGESNRQSEAHGPQF, from the exons ATGAGACTGCGAGCTTGGAGCCCTGGCTGGGGTTTAGCTCTGTTGCTCAGCTTTGCTGCCCTATCGTGTCTTTCCTCGGCGACGTCTAGCCACCGTGCCAACGCTAAAAAGATGTCCCACGCTGCTGTGATGCAGGCAGCTGCAGCAGGCTCGGGTACCTGGTTTGTCGAGGAGCTACTGGGACTCCGAGCCCTATCGGAACTGTTTGTCGGCGAGAAGGGAGAAGCCTTTCTCTGCTCCCTTATCGGTTCCATTATTGTTGGGCTCAGCGGGATTTTCCCCCTTCTAGTGATCCCCATCGAGGCAGGAGCTGCCTTGAAGACTGAAG CTGGCTGCCAGAAGCTGAAGCAGCTGCTGAGTTTTGCCATTGGGGGTCTCCTGGGGGATGTGTTCCTCCACCTGCTTCCAGAGGCGTGGGCCTACTCCTGCAGCCCCG AAAGGGGCCATCGACACCACCGGACCCAGGGCCTGTGGGTCATTGTGGGcatgttttctttcctcttcctgGAGAAGATGTTCCCAGATGAGGATGGCCAAGACGAGACCTCG ATCTGCTCGTGCACAAAAGTCAGTCCCCACACTAAGTCTAGTTGCGGACAGAAGAGCATCCCCCGGGGGGCGTGGTCTACACACACCAATGGACACGGTCCCGACGTCTGTCATCTTGCTGCGGTGCCAAAGAAAACCTCACCCCACGCAGCGGAAAAAATAAAG ACAAGTGGATATTTAAACCTCCTGGCCAACTGCATCGACAACTTCACTCATGGCCTGGCAGTGGCCGGGAGCTTTCTCGTCAGTAAAAAA GTTGGCATCCTGACAACATTTGCCATTCTCCTCCATGAAATCCCCCATGAG gTGGGGGACTTTGCCATCTTACTGCGGGCAGGGTTCGACCGCTGGAGGGCAGCGAAGATGCAGTTGTCCACAGCCCTGGGTGGGGTGCTGGGTGCCTGCTTTGCCCTCTGTGCTCAGTCCCCCAAAGGAGCAG AAAATTCTACAGCCTGGATCCTCCCTTTTACATCTGGTGGCTTCATCTACATTGCCCTAGTGAATATTGTTCCAGATCTTTTACAGGAAACTAACCCCAG CTTTAATGACTCCAGCAGAACTGCCACCTCCGAGACTCAAAAAGGTGACTTGATGGGTGAATCGAACAGACAATCGGAGGCTCACGGACCTCAGTTTTAA
- the slc39a13 gene encoding zinc transporter ZIP13 isoform X2, with protein sequence MRLRAWSPGWGLALLLSFAALSCLSSATSSHRANAKKMSHAAVMQAAAAGSGTWFVEELLGLRALSELFVGEKGEAFLCSLIGSIIVGLSGIFPLLVIPIEAGAALKTEAGCQKLKQLLSFAIGGLLGDVFLHLLPEAWAYSCSPERGHRHHRTQGLWVIVGMFSFLFLEKMFPDEDGQDETSICSCTKVSPHTKSSCGQKSIPRGAWSTHTNGHGPDVCHLAAVPKKTSPHAAEKIKTSGYLNLLANCIDNFTHGLAVAGSFLVSKKVGILTTFAILLHEIPHEVGDFAILLRAGFDRWRAAKMQLSTALGGVLGACFALCAQSPKGAENSTAWILPFTSGGFIYIALVNIVPDLLQETNPRNSLMQILLLCCGIAVMAFMTAVVD encoded by the exons ATGAGACTGCGAGCTTGGAGCCCTGGCTGGGGTTTAGCTCTGTTGCTCAGCTTTGCTGCCCTATCGTGTCTTTCCTCGGCGACGTCTAGCCACCGTGCCAACGCTAAAAAGATGTCCCACGCTGCTGTGATGCAGGCAGCTGCAGCAGGCTCGGGTACCTGGTTTGTCGAGGAGCTACTGGGACTCCGAGCCCTATCGGAACTGTTTGTCGGCGAGAAGGGAGAAGCCTTTCTCTGCTCCCTTATCGGTTCCATTATTGTTGGGCTCAGCGGGATTTTCCCCCTTCTAGTGATCCCCATCGAGGCAGGAGCTGCCTTGAAGACTGAAG CTGGCTGCCAGAAGCTGAAGCAGCTGCTGAGTTTTGCCATTGGGGGTCTCCTGGGGGATGTGTTCCTCCACCTGCTTCCAGAGGCGTGGGCCTACTCCTGCAGCCCCG AAAGGGGCCATCGACACCACCGGACCCAGGGCCTGTGGGTCATTGTGGGcatgttttctttcctcttcctgGAGAAGATGTTCCCAGATGAGGATGGCCAAGACGAGACCTCG ATCTGCTCGTGCACAAAAGTCAGTCCCCACACTAAGTCTAGTTGCGGACAGAAGAGCATCCCCCGGGGGGCGTGGTCTACACACACCAATGGACACGGTCCCGACGTCTGTCATCTTGCTGCGGTGCCAAAGAAAACCTCACCCCACGCAGCGGAAAAAATAAAG ACAAGTGGATATTTAAACCTCCTGGCCAACTGCATCGACAACTTCACTCATGGCCTGGCAGTGGCCGGGAGCTTTCTCGTCAGTAAAAAA GTTGGCATCCTGACAACATTTGCCATTCTCCTCCATGAAATCCCCCATGAG gTGGGGGACTTTGCCATCTTACTGCGGGCAGGGTTCGACCGCTGGAGGGCAGCGAAGATGCAGTTGTCCACAGCCCTGGGTGGGGTGCTGGGTGCCTGCTTTGCCCTCTGTGCTCAGTCCCCCAAAGGAGCAG AAAATTCTACAGCCTGGATCCTCCCTTTTACATCTGGTGGCTTCATCTACATTGCCCTAGTGAATATTGTTCCAGATCTTTTACAGGAAACTAACCCCAG GAACTCTCTGATGCAGATCCTGTTGCTATGCTGTGGCATCGCTGTCATGGCCTTCATGACAGCCGTGGTGGACTGA